The Stigmatella ashevillena genomic sequence CGACGCGACGGACTTCGCCGCCAATCCCGAGCAATACTTCTTCGACCGGTTGCTGTCGGATGATGTACTCCGGGCCATCGACTCGCTGCCCATCGACTTCCGGCTGGTGGTCATCCTCGCGGACTTGCAGGAGTTCTCTTACAAGGAGATCGCCGAGATTCTCGAGTGCCCCGTGGGCACGGTGATGAGCCGCCTGTTCCGGGGCCGCAAACTCCTGCAGAAGACGCTGCGCGAGTACGCCGAGGGTCAGGGGGTCTTCCGCCATGACGCGGAGCCTGTGAAGGCGCCTGCGGATCTGGAAGAGTACCGTCACAGGAAGAAGACGGGGTAGCAAGAGGTTGACGGGCCCAGAGGCATTTCAGCCCCGGGGCCCGTCGCACACTGGCCCTCCTCACAGAGCGCTCATGACCTGCCAGGAACTCGATCGGTTGCTCTACCCGTACCTCGATGGCGAGTTTCAGCCCGAGGAGCGGATTGAAGTCGAGACCCACCTCGCCACGTGCGAGCCCT encodes the following:
- a CDS encoding sigma-70 family RNA polymerase sigma factor, translated to MLDFRQPNRTKQEFEELALAHLDPLYSAALRLTKNERDAEDLVQDTCMRAYRFFDKFERGTNIKAWLFKILTNTFINRYRRKVKERTVVEGVEREAVHERFVSRDATDFAANPEQYFFDRLLSDDVLRAIDSLPIDFRLVVILADLQEFSYKEIAEILECPVGTVMSRLFRGRKLLQKTLREYAEGQGVFRHDAEPVKAPADLEEYRHRKKTG